One window of the Pseudomonas sp. S04 genome contains the following:
- a CDS encoding mandelate racemase/muconate lactonizing enzyme family protein, whose protein sequence is MRIEHVETIACDAGWRNYHYLKIVTDNGIVGWAEYDEAFGPSGLTAVIEKIAPRLIGKPVNGHESVIGPIAATLRPAPHGLSAEALGAIENALLDIKGKALGVPCHEILGGKHRDTIPVYWSHCATWRINHPKFYSPVITDLEGVKRAGQDARELGVPAVKTNLFLNDEAGMRQWMPGFAAPYDPSLNVDKKLVRSVRAHLDALKEGAGPDTELMIDLNFNFKTEGFVKIIQELRDYDFLWIELDSYNPQALAYIRERSHSPIAACETLFGVRQYLPYLQSQSVDVAIIDAVWNGVWQSMKIANVADAFDVNVAPHNFYSHQATMMNIHFAAAVPNLRIMEHDIDRLAWDKDLFTYVPEIKNGSIVVPDTPGWGCDPIEEKMKNHPPRVFKGYLGL, encoded by the coding sequence ATGCGTATTGAGCACGTTGAAACGATCGCATGCGATGCAGGATGGCGGAATTACCACTACCTGAAGATCGTGACTGACAATGGCATCGTTGGCTGGGCCGAGTACGATGAGGCTTTCGGGCCTTCCGGGCTGACAGCCGTGATTGAGAAAATTGCACCGCGCCTAATCGGTAAGCCAGTGAATGGTCACGAATCAGTTATTGGGCCGATAGCTGCCACCCTGCGACCAGCACCGCACGGCCTAAGTGCAGAGGCATTAGGCGCGATCGAAAATGCCTTGCTGGACATCAAGGGGAAAGCGCTAGGTGTTCCTTGCCACGAAATCCTTGGCGGCAAGCACCGGGACACCATCCCGGTTTACTGGTCACACTGTGCTACATGGCGAATCAACCATCCGAAATTCTACAGTCCGGTGATTACTGATCTAGAAGGCGTGAAACGGGCGGGGCAGGATGCGCGTGAGCTCGGTGTTCCTGCTGTGAAAACGAACCTTTTTTTGAATGACGAAGCAGGTATGCGCCAATGGATGCCTGGTTTCGCGGCGCCCTACGATCCCTCACTAAATGTGGACAAGAAACTTGTAAGAAGTGTGCGCGCTCATCTGGATGCTCTGAAAGAAGGCGCAGGCCCCGATACTGAACTGATGATTGATTTGAATTTCAACTTCAAAACTGAGGGTTTTGTTAAAATCATTCAAGAGCTACGTGACTATGATTTTCTCTGGATAGAGCTTGATAGCTACAATCCACAAGCACTTGCATATATTCGAGAACGTAGCCACTCACCGATCGCAGCATGTGAAACTCTTTTCGGAGTTCGCCAGTATCTGCCTTATCTCCAGAGTCAGTCTGTGGACGTTGCGATCATCGATGCTGTCTGGAACGGAGTTTGGCAGTCTATGAAGATTGCTAATGTTGCAGACGCCTTTGATGTGAACGTGGCACCTCACAATTTCTACAGTCACCAAGCAACAATGATGAACATCCATTTTGCCGCCGCAGTACCAAACCTTCGTATCATGGAACATGATATTGACCGGCTAGCTTGGGATAAAGATCTATTTACCTATGTTCCTGAAATCAAAAATGGTTCGATTGTCGTCCCTGATACGCCCGGTTGGGGATGCGATCCGATTGAGGAGAAAATGAAAAATCACCCACCACGTGTATTTAAGGGTTACTTAGGTTTGTAA
- a CDS encoding MFS transporter produces the protein MNKGDFKDCQTVNIRENEYEKRRIYKKITLRLIPFLFICYVFAYLDRVNIGFAALHIKQDLGFSEAVYGLGAGMFFVGYFLFEVPSNLILEKVGARLTLMRIMIVWGLISGSFAFIQTPMQFYIARFLLGAFEAGFFPGIVLYLTFWYPAAMRGRIIAMFMSAIAVAGIIGGPISGWLLSNMDGVYGWKGWQWMFVVEAIPTVLLGLAVYFALANRPSEAKWLSEQEKYAVIHALEEENSADGQKTHHFKQALSDPRLYILGAVYFSISASLYVISFWLPTLIREHGVSDSVEIGMLTAIPYLVGVCGMILISKHSDKKQERRWHVALCMLGGCIGLLVTGLFGESLIVSMLALTLAATCILTTMPVFWTIPTSYMSGSAAAGGIAAINSIGLLGGFTSPALIGWIKTSTGSIDYGLYIFAGVLILGAVVLLKGIPASLLKGRNTEVKKLNPITV, from the coding sequence ATGAATAAGGGCGATTTTAAAGACTGCCAAACTGTGAATATTCGTGAAAATGAATATGAGAAGCGAAGAATCTACAAGAAAATCACACTGAGATTAATTCCGTTTCTTTTCATATGCTATGTTTTTGCTTATTTGGATCGGGTAAATATTGGCTTTGCAGCATTGCATATCAAGCAAGATCTCGGGTTTTCCGAAGCGGTATATGGGCTTGGTGCAGGAATGTTTTTTGTTGGCTACTTTCTATTCGAGGTTCCGAGTAATCTAATATTAGAGAAGGTCGGTGCACGATTGACTCTGATGCGTATCATGATTGTTTGGGGGCTGATATCAGGTAGTTTTGCATTCATTCAAACCCCGATGCAGTTCTACATTGCCAGGTTTCTACTCGGTGCATTTGAGGCTGGTTTCTTTCCAGGAATCGTACTCTATTTGACTTTTTGGTACCCGGCAGCTATGCGCGGACGGATTATCGCGATGTTTATGTCAGCGATCGCTGTAGCGGGGATCATCGGCGGGCCAATTTCCGGCTGGTTGTTGTCAAATATGGATGGCGTTTATGGCTGGAAAGGTTGGCAATGGATGTTTGTGGTAGAGGCCATTCCAACGGTACTACTAGGTCTGGCTGTCTATTTTGCACTCGCAAACCGTCCTAGTGAAGCTAAATGGCTTTCAGAGCAAGAGAAATACGCCGTCATTCATGCCTTAGAGGAAGAGAATTCTGCCGATGGTCAAAAGACGCATCACTTCAAGCAGGCCTTGAGCGATCCCCGTCTATATATCTTGGGAGCTGTTTATTTTTCAATATCAGCCAGTCTGTATGTTATTAGCTTCTGGCTTCCTACTTTAATACGCGAGCATGGCGTATCCGACTCTGTAGAAATTGGAATGCTAACAGCTATCCCTTATTTAGTAGGTGTCTGTGGCATGATTTTAATTAGTAAGCACTCTGATAAGAAGCAGGAACGACGCTGGCATGTCGCGCTTTGTATGCTCGGTGGATGCATCGGCCTTCTGGTTACTGGTTTATTCGGTGAGAGCTTAATAGTTTCAATGCTTGCTCTAACGCTGGCAGCGACCTGTATTCTTACAACGATGCCGGTTTTCTGGACAATTCCTACGTCTTATATGTCCGGTTCTGCAGCAGCGGGAGGCATCGCTGCTATCAATTCAATAGGGCTGCTCGGAGGTTTTACCAGTCCCGCTCTTATTGGCTGGATCAAAACGTCTACAGGATCTATTGATTATGGGCTCTACATATTCGCCGGAGTGTTAATTTTAGGGGCTGTAGTGTTACTCAAGGGGATACCTGCTTCTTTATTGAAGGGCCGAAATACAGAGGTAAAGAAACTTAATCCTATTACTGTTTGA
- a CDS encoding DUF1641 domain-containing protein: MTGNAARVAGDRVSELKDPPSLMAMLRMSSEPDVRRGIAFALSFAGALGRQLNHGIADHCED, translated from the coding sequence ATGACAGGTAATGCAGCGCGGGTGGCCGGTGATCGCGTTAGTGAATTGAAAGACCCCCCTTCCTTGATGGCAATGCTGCGTATGTCTTCTGAACCTGATGTGCGCCGAGGTATAGCTTTTGCGTTGTCTTTTGCCGGAGCGCTGGGGCGCCAGCTGAATCATGGTATTGCAGATCATTGCGAGGACTGA
- the ltrA gene encoding group II intron reverse transcriptase/maturase, whose protein sequence is MNAATLACAPSGVAWDGINWADVQRHVRRLQTRIVKATQAGRHNKAKALQWLLTHSFCGKALAVKRVTENKGKNTPGVDKVTWKTPRAKTNAIASLKRRGYSPLPLRRVMIPKKNGKTRPLGIPVMKCRAMQALHLLALEPIAETTADLNSYGFRPERSTADAGEQCFTCLAQKASAQWVLEADIQGCFDKISHDWMIPNISTDKVVLNKWLKAGFVYQNKLFPTDSGAPQGGIISPVLANMTLDGLELMLSEKFPKAKRTGRKMNMVRYADDFIITGNSKEWLEHEVKPAVVEFLAERGLVLSPEKTKVTHIKDGFDFLGWSIRKYNGKLLMKPSKANVKAHLGKIREVIKANRQAKQIDLINLLNPVLRGWANYHRHVVAKKTFNRIDAYVWSMLWRWAVRRHPNKGARWVKDRYFKTRGSRTWVFAATEEREDGTKRERSLLSEADTLIQRHIKIKASANPHDPQWEQYFESRWGKKMLSSSKGRGKLYRVWRRQDGMCSTCQKPITKNTPWDVRSIVKRTDGGSDAASNLQMHHLNCPRNQLHAKNEIG, encoded by the coding sequence ATGAATGCAGCAACACTGGCGTGTGCACCTTCCGGCGTGGCATGGGACGGCATTAATTGGGCCGATGTCCAGCGCCATGTAAGACGGCTGCAAACGCGTATTGTGAAGGCCACCCAGGCCGGCAGGCACAACAAGGCGAAAGCCTTGCAATGGCTGCTGACCCACTCGTTTTGTGGCAAGGCATTAGCCGTCAAGCGAGTGACTGAAAACAAAGGCAAGAATACCCCCGGCGTGGACAAGGTGACGTGGAAAACGCCGAGGGCAAAGACCAACGCGATTGCGTCGTTGAAGCGGCGAGGTTACTCGCCTCTTCCGCTTCGGAGAGTGATGATTCCGAAAAAAAATGGCAAGACGAGGCCGCTCGGCATACCCGTGATGAAGTGCAGGGCTATGCAAGCGTTGCATTTGCTGGCCCTGGAACCGATCGCGGAAACCACCGCCGACCTGAATTCTTATGGGTTCAGGCCGGAACGCTCAACTGCCGATGCCGGTGAACAATGCTTCACTTGTTTGGCGCAAAAGGCGAGCGCGCAGTGGGTGCTGGAGGCCGATATTCAAGGCTGTTTCGACAAAATCAGTCACGACTGGATGATCCCCAATATCTCAACGGATAAGGTGGTTTTAAATAAGTGGCTCAAGGCGGGATTCGTGTATCAAAACAAACTCTTTCCCACCGACTCCGGCGCCCCGCAAGGGGGCATAATATCGCCAGTGTTGGCAAACATGACATTGGATGGCCTCGAACTGATGCTCTCGGAAAAATTCCCGAAAGCGAAGAGAACAGGCCGGAAAATGAACATGGTGCGTTACGCGGATGACTTCATTATTACTGGTAATTCGAAAGAGTGGCTGGAACACGAGGTCAAGCCCGCAGTGGTTGAATTTCTGGCAGAGCGTGGGCTAGTCCTGTCACCTGAAAAAACCAAAGTAACACACATCAAGGATGGGTTTGACTTCCTCGGATGGAGCATCCGCAAGTACAACGGCAAGCTGTTGATGAAACCGTCGAAAGCGAACGTCAAAGCACATCTTGGCAAAATCCGTGAAGTTATAAAGGCCAACAGGCAGGCTAAACAGATTGACCTGATAAATCTGCTCAACCCCGTGTTACGAGGGTGGGCGAATTACCACCGTCATGTAGTCGCCAAGAAAACCTTTAATCGAATCGACGCCTACGTATGGTCAATGCTATGGCGATGGGCGGTAAGAAGACACCCGAATAAAGGAGCCCGCTGGGTCAAGGATCGCTACTTCAAGACCAGAGGCTCCCGAACGTGGGTGTTTGCCGCAACAGAAGAAAGAGAAGATGGAACGAAAAGGGAGCGCAGCCTGCTTTCAGAGGCGGATACGCTAATACAGCGGCATATCAAGATCAAAGCAAGCGCAAACCCGCATGACCCACAGTGGGAGCAGTATTTCGAGTCCCGATGGGGTAAAAAAATGCTGAGCTCATCGAAAGGTCGCGGGAAGCTTTACCGCGTCTGGCGCAGGCAAGATGGCATGTGCTCTACCTGTCAGAAACCGATCACAAAGAACACCCCTTGGGATGTTCGCAGTATTGTAAAACGGACTGACGGCGGATCAGATGCAGCAAGCAACCTGCAAATGCACCATCTCAATTGCCCTAGAAATCAGTTACACGCCAAAAACGAAATTGGGTAA
- a CDS encoding LysR family transcriptional regulator has translation MDLRQLRYFIAVAEQGSISAAAIKVHIAQPALTRQIHALEEGLGTPLFHRTTRGVVLTDAGEILLTDARRLVDDAEAARERAKRAGRGEIGHLSVALPVVQTLAPMTAEMLRKYREEVPGVSITLRHLLSAEQTALLSSGRLDVGVLLVRPTDDPLFRGIHIFSEKMLLAYPAAWQWEKGRPQSLRDLNDLDFVWLLRNEAPAWHDKLIHCFYDAGFIPNASILGVDAAAMLTLVSAGMGCTVLPESVKRIAPTTVAFMEIPDLKMTQHWELVWRADNRSSSLMRFIDVVTRYFGDSSESISSSTDGVLNKL, from the coding sequence TTGGATTTACGACAACTGCGCTATTTCATTGCTGTTGCAGAGCAGGGAAGCATCAGCGCTGCCGCAATTAAAGTGCACATCGCGCAGCCAGCGCTCACGCGTCAAATCCATGCGCTCGAAGAAGGTCTGGGAACTCCCCTGTTTCATCGAACGACGCGTGGTGTCGTCCTAACCGATGCCGGGGAGATATTGCTGACTGATGCGCGCCGCCTTGTCGACGATGCAGAAGCGGCGAGGGAGCGTGCCAAGCGTGCCGGTCGTGGCGAGATAGGACACCTTTCGGTTGCTCTGCCTGTGGTACAGACGCTGGCGCCTATGACCGCAGAGATGCTTCGTAAGTACAGGGAAGAAGTGCCCGGTGTGTCCATCACATTGCGCCACCTGCTATCGGCCGAGCAAACCGCATTGCTGTCCAGTGGGCGTCTGGATGTTGGCGTTCTTTTGGTCAGGCCTACCGACGATCCCTTATTCAGGGGAATCCATATTTTCTCGGAGAAGATGCTTTTGGCGTATCCGGCAGCGTGGCAATGGGAAAAAGGTCGGCCGCAGTCGCTAAGGGATCTCAACGACCTAGACTTCGTATGGCTCCTCCGGAATGAGGCACCGGCCTGGCATGACAAGCTGATTCACTGTTTCTACGATGCAGGCTTTATTCCCAATGCGTCAATTCTGGGAGTGGATGCTGCAGCGATGCTCACACTGGTTTCAGCTGGCATGGGCTGCACGGTATTGCCTGAGTCCGTCAAACGTATCGCACCGACCACAGTCGCGTTCATGGAAATCCCAGATTTAAAAATGACCCAGCATTGGGAGCTTGTCTGGCGGGCTGACAACCGCTCATCGTCTCTTATGCGATTCATCGATGTGGTGACACGTTATTTTGGGGACAGCTCTGAAAGCATCAGTAGTTCAACCGATGGGGTGCTTAACAAACTCTGA
- a CDS encoding M20 aminoacylase family protein: MAVDEYDLMTALESLGHINIRKGCQEMPQKIIDQIRSQAADYEALRRDLHAHPELGFDEHRTVEVICAALDHLSIPYQTGIGRTGIVGVIPGRATSSGRAIGLRADMDALPVRECTKLDYASTREGRMHACGHDGHVTMLLAAADYLQKTRDYDGTVYLIFQPGEEGYNGGLEMVNDGLFERFPIEQVYALHNWPTLPLGTIAVPIGAVMAASDIITIKIQGRGGHGGVAPQYTVDPVLIAGAIISAVHSIVGRNLNPLDTGVISLCGISGGSLEAFNVIPDEVVISGTVRSLRAEVQETIESRLREIVEGVARSFGGSATLEYRKGVPATINSEAEALLARQAAIDVVGVEHVVQQPVPSLGGEDFSFMLAERPGAYIHLGTGDGKHCHGLHSAYYDFNDAATPIGSALLARIAELSMPLHA, translated from the coding sequence ATGGCAGTCGATGAATACGATTTGATGACAGCGCTGGAATCACTCGGCCACATCAACATTCGTAAAGGCTGTCAAGAAATGCCCCAAAAAATCATCGATCAAATTCGCTCCCAAGCTGCCGACTACGAGGCGCTTCGGCGTGACCTCCATGCCCACCCCGAACTGGGTTTTGATGAACACCGCACCGTCGAAGTCATCTGTGCGGCGCTGGATCATTTGTCCATTCCGTACCAGACGGGTATCGGTAGAACTGGGATTGTCGGCGTCATTCCGGGTCGCGCAACGTCGAGCGGCCGTGCAATTGGTTTGCGAGCCGATATGGATGCGCTGCCAGTGCGGGAGTGCACCAAACTCGACTACGCGTCGACGAGAGAAGGCAGGATGCACGCTTGCGGGCACGACGGACACGTCACCATGCTTCTGGCCGCAGCGGACTATCTACAAAAAACGCGCGACTACGACGGCACTGTCTATTTGATCTTCCAACCGGGCGAGGAAGGCTATAACGGTGGACTTGAAATGGTTAACGATGGACTCTTCGAGAGGTTTCCCATCGAACAAGTCTATGCACTGCACAACTGGCCAACCCTCCCGCTGGGCACCATTGCAGTGCCGATCGGCGCCGTCATGGCAGCCTCCGACATCATCACCATCAAGATTCAGGGACGAGGTGGTCATGGCGGCGTGGCGCCCCAGTACACCGTAGACCCCGTCCTAATCGCTGGTGCAATCATCAGCGCTGTTCACTCCATCGTTGGCAGGAATCTCAATCCGCTGGACACCGGTGTCATCAGCCTGTGCGGAATATCGGGTGGCAGTCTTGAGGCGTTCAATGTCATTCCCGACGAGGTCGTCATTTCTGGCACGGTTAGGTCATTGCGCGCCGAAGTTCAGGAGACTATCGAGTCACGGCTTCGGGAGATCGTCGAGGGGGTTGCCCGCAGCTTTGGCGGGAGCGCCACTCTGGAGTATCGAAAAGGCGTCCCTGCCACGATCAACTCCGAAGCGGAAGCTCTTCTCGCGCGGCAAGCAGCAATCGATGTCGTAGGGGTCGAGCATGTTGTCCAGCAACCGGTGCCAAGCCTAGGAGGGGAAGATTTCTCTTTCATGCTTGCCGAACGGCCCGGCGCCTACATTCATCTGGGCACCGGCGACGGCAAACATTGCCACGGACTTCACAGCGCGTACTACGACTTTAACGATGCAGCCACACCAATCGGAAGTGCATTGCTCGCGCGCATCGCTGAATTAAGCATGCCTTTGCATGCGTGA